From the Fusarium musae strain F31 chromosome 11, whole genome shotgun sequence genome, one window contains:
- a CDS encoding hypothetical protein (EggNog:ENOG41), which yields MSDPRSPHLKKRDTPPWGLYQRENFWKLNDGEVPPFNTHPDKLQELAKKKLTENGWLYASSNAGLSDTHVANRQAFFRHKIVPRQLVDTNERSTRTTIFGHEVSAPFGIAPIGINKIYHPQGELPVAQVAGELGIPYSLSTAGSCPIEDVAEANDAGRKIAQNSEESHRIPEGPRFFQLYMPHDDELTLSLLKRAHESGFSAYPVFQKRLAEHGIDPKKQPAEAGAFWIDNVWHGRAWSWEKAVWAREKWQEISGGKPFLIKGIQHVDDAEMAADLGFEGIVVSNHAGRQVDGAIGSLDALGQIADRVGDRIVVTFDSGVRGAADIVKALALGAKFVFIGRLWIWGLSIMGEHGVRHVLKGLLADLDILMNVVGLNKVEDIDKSFIQSQPISWKSML from the exons ATGTCAGATCCCAGGTCACCGCATCTCAAGAAGCGCGATACCCCTCCATGGGGCTTATACCAACGCGAGAACTTTTGGAAACTCAATGACGGAGAGGTTCCACCATTTAACACGC ATCCTGATAAGCTTCAAGAACTCGCtaagaagaagctcactgAAAATGGCTGGCTCTACGCATCCTCCAACGCAGGCCTTTCAGATACACATGTTGCGAACCGCCAAGCTTTCTTCCGACATAAGATCGTCCCTCGTCAGCTTGTAGACACCAATGAACGATCTACTAGAACTACCATCTTCGGCCATGAGGTCTCTGCACCGTTTGGAATTGCTCCTATTGGAATCAACAAGATTTATCATCCACAGGGCGAGCTTCCTGTTGCTCAGGTCGCTGGTGAGCTTGGTATTCCTTACAGTCTCTCAACTGCTGGCTCGTGTCCGATTGAAGACGTCGCTGAAGCAAATGATGCTGGTCGAAAGATTGCACAGAACAGTGAAGAAAGTCATCGCATCCCTGAGGGTCCCCGCTTCTTCCAGCTCTACATGCCACATGATGACGAGCTCACCTTATCACTACTGAAGCGAGCTCATGAATCAGGGTTCTCTGCAT ATCCCGTCTTCCAGAAACGCTTAGCCGAACATGGCATCGATCCGAAGAAGCAGCCCGCTGAAGCCGGGGCATTCTGGATCGATAATGTCTGGCACGGTCGTGCATGGTCTTGGGAAAAGGCAGTCTGGGCACGAGAGAAATGGCAAGAGATCAGCGGCGGAAAGCCATTTTTGATCAAGGGCATTCAGCACGTCGATGACGCTGAGATGGCAGCTGATCTTGGTTTCGAGGGTATCGTTGTCAGCAATCACGCTGGCCGACAAGTTGATGGGGCCATCGGAAGTCTTGATGCTCTAGGGCAGATCGCTGACAGGGTTGGGGATCGTATCGTTGTGACATTCGATAGCGGTGTTAGAGGAGCAGCTGATATTGTCAAGGCTCTTGCTCTGGGTGCCAAGTTTGTCTTTATAGGTAGACTCTGGATCTGGGGACTTAGTATCATGGGCGAGCATGGAGTTAGGCACGTGTTGAAGGGGCTGCTAGCTGATCTGGATATTCTTATGAACGTCGTGGGGCTGAAcaaggttgaggatattGATAAGAGTTTTATACAATCTCAGCCTATAAGCTGGAAGAGCATGCTATAA
- a CDS encoding hypothetical protein (EggNog:ENOG41) gives MVLSMYKKLLYLAAVAVSPVIEKPYSKCSAESLHVPNGTIASTQHHVAGDAIPLPNTVASCVGPNFGANITANLCRIVVNFSTSDSSSVRIEAWLPDDWNKRLLATGTGGIGGCIDFPSVQNGAQLGFASFGTNTGHDGEQGFDFFLNHPEVINDFGHRGIHIEAVVAKQIVKQYYGKRVFKSYYQGCSTGGRQGLQNAQLYPDDFDGILAGAPGIDWLHIVASKGILAQRIGWPDLTSESYVRPEQWKAIVAKQIELLDPLDGVEDGIIDNPAAHAFDPVIMACGTGLLNSPLCLKPKQIASVRAAYEPLADSEDNIVYPGFALGADTSVFSANQVNGTAELNYKVLQDFWRGAVYNDSTWTPHNFTVKDMDFAIKLNPGGVNGAGGELQKFHAKGGKIISYHGQADQTITPKLPAEYYAKVQANLNVTLDDMRSFYRLFFIPGMYHCSGGPGAFNIGQVYPLKKDRLTAEENVLLALTKWVEEGQEPEAVVGAKFGSSETPGKVSAQRKYCPYPYESKWDGSGNTTKAASWRCKLPGA, from the exons ATGGTTTTGTCAATGTATAAGAAGCTGTTGTATCTGGCGGCAGTAGCTGTATCTCCAGTAATTGAGAAGCCCTATTCAAAATGCTCAGCCGAAAGCCTTCATGTCCCTAACGGGACCATCGCCTCGACCCAGCACCACGTTGCAGGCGATGCCATACCCCTTCCAAACACAGTAGCATCCTGCGTAGGTCCAAACTTTGGAGCCAACATAACAGCAAACCTCTGCAGGATCGTTGTAAACTTTTCAACAAGCGACTCCAGCTCAGTCCGCATCGAGGCATGGCTACCAGATGACTGGAACAAACGTCTACTAGCCACGGGTACAGGAGGTATTGGGGGATGCATTGACTTCCCGTCCGTGCAGAACGGTGCGCAACTTGGTTTTGCCAGCTTTGGTACGAACACGGGCCACGACGGCGAGCAAGGCTTCGACTTCTTCCTAAACCATCCAGAGGTCATCAACGACTTTGGCCATCGAGGGATCCACATTGAAGCCGTAGTCGCCAAGCAAATCGTGAAGCAGTATTACGGCAAAAGGGTATTTAAGAGCTATTATCAAGGCTGCAGCACTGGCGGGCGTCAAGGTCTGCAGAATGCTCAGCTCTACCccgatgactttgatggaATTCTCGCTGGAGCACCAGGCATCGACTGGCTTCACATTGTGGCATCAAAAGGCATATTGGCTCAACGAATCGGATGGCCTGATCTGACGTCCGAATCATATGTTCGACCAGAACAGTGGAAAGCGATTGTGGCAAAACAAATTGAGCTGCTTGACCCTCtggatggcgttgaggatGGTATCATCGACAACCCGGCCGCACACGCCTTCGACCCAGTGATCATGGCCTGTGGCACTGGACTACTCAACAGCCCGCTCTGCCTGAAGCCCAAGCAAATAGCATCTGTCAGAGCTGCGTATGAACCCTTGGCAGACTCCGAGGACAATATTGTGTACCCTGGCTTTGCATTGGGTGCCGATACAAGCGTTTTCTCCGCAAACCAGGTCAATGGGACCGCTGAGCTGAACTACAAAGTCTTACAG GACTTCTGGCGCGGTGCGGTCTACAACGATTCAACCTGGACACCTCACAACTTCACCGTGAAAGACATGGACTTTGCCATCAAACTCAACCCAGGAGGCGTCAACGGCGCGGGAGGTGAACTTCAAAAGTTCCACGCCAAAGGAGGAAAGATAATATCCTACCACGGTCAAGCGGACCAGACTATTACACCCAAGCTGCCCGCTGAGTACTACGCCAAGGTACAAGCCAACCTCAACGTCACACTAGATGACATGCGCTCCTTCTACagactcttcttcattccTGGGATGTATCACTGCTCTGGAGGTCCTGGCGCATTCAATATCGGCCAGGTGTATCCGCTGAAGAAGGATAGACTGACAGCTGAAGAGAACGTGCTGCTGGCTTTGACGAAGTGGGTGGAGGAGGGCCAAGAACCTGAGGCTGTAGTTGGCGCCAAGTTTGGCAGCAGTGAGACTCCAGGCAAAGTATCAGCACAAAGAA AATATTGTCCGTACCCTTATGAGAGCAAATGGGATGGATCTGgaaacaccaccaaggctGCTAGTTGGCGCTGCAAGCTTCCTGGAGCATAA